The genomic window TTAATACTTAATATTTTTTTAAATTGCATTTAATTCACCTCTATAAAAATAAAATCAAAAACATTATAACATAAAGTTATTATTTTCTTGTTAATATATATGATGGACGCATAAAGTTTTGTTAGGTAGGAAAAGATTTGAATACGTATTAAGACAGTCAGCAATGATTGTCTTTTTATTTTATAAGATGTTAAAAATTTGTTCTTTGAAAATTAAATACAAGTGAATTAATAATGTTGGTATGTATTAAAGCACGATAAATTGTTGGTGGTCGCCATAACCAAAAGAAGTTTACCAGTTGATAGATAACATCCTATTAGCTATAGCAATTTGTTTCATTTTGCAATAAAAAAATGAATGGGGTGGATTTCCTAAAAAGGGTTGACACTCCATATAGTAAATGATTATTTTTTATTTTTTTAAAAATACCTAAGAAAACTAAACGCGACCATCTTGTTATATGTATATGGTTTCTAAAAATAAAAAAATCTTATCTAATTTAGATAAGATTTTTTCCTTAAATAATTATTACTTTTAAAGTTCGTAAAACTAAATGAATTTTATTATTATACTTTTCAACAGTAGCATTAATTAAAACAATATTATTTTCTTTAAGTTGTTCTTGGCATTGAGCATATATGCTACTAAAAACTGTCACATCAATTGTTCCATAATCATCACTTACTGTTAAAAAACACATATACTGGCCATCTTTAGTTTTAATTTGTTTAACACGATTAATAAGAACTAATACTTTAACCTTTCAATTAATTAATTTATCTAAATTTTGTAATTTAATAATTTCTTTCTCTAATTGCAATTGCTTTTTAATTAACAATAAAGGGCGGGTTTGTAAATAGAAACCGAAATATTTTAATTCATCTTGAGCTTTTTCTAATAAATTATCTGGTTCTTTTTTTAAATTAGGCATTGCTACCAAATCATAATTTAGAGTGATATTATCATTAGTTGATACCTGAATTAATTGTGCATAACGAAAAGCTAGTGTCATATTTAATTTCATGGTTTTTCGTGAGATTTTAAATTCATCCAAAGCTCCGGCAGCAATTAATGCTTCTAATACAGCTGTATTTAAGCCTTTAAGCATCATTCTCGCCACAAACGAGAAATAATCATTATATTGTCCATTAGTTTCTCTTTCAACATATATTGCTTCATACATTGCCGCCCCTACTTGCTTAATTATCGTTAATGGTACTCTAAGCATATTATTTTCAATAATAAAATTTTCTGCTGAATAATTAACTGACGGTGGCAATATTTTTAGATGATACCTTTGACATTCTTTAAGATACTGTTCAATTTTATTAGCACTAGCAACGACACTAGTTAATAATACGCACATAAATTGTAATGAATAATTGGCTTTCAAATAAGCCATTCAATAGCCTAATAATGAATACGATACCGCATGACTTCGATTAAAACCATAACTAGCAAACTGATTAATATCATCATAAATTTGCTTAACAGTTTTTTCATCATAACCATTAGCAACACCAGAAGTAATAAATTCTTTACTTAATAAGGTCATCTCGTTCTGATTTTTTTTACTAATTGCTCTTCTTAAAATATCAGCTTTTGCTAATGAAAAATTAGCAATTTTTTGCGCAATTAAAATAATTTGTTCTTGATAAACAATAATTCCATAAGTTGTTTTTAATATTGGCTCTAAATCAGGATGTAAATAGCAAACCACTTCTTGTTTTAACCTTCTTTTAATATATGTCTTAATATATTCTTGCGGACCAGGGCGAAATAATGAACTAGTAACAACAATATCTTCTAAAGTTTTTAGTTGCATGGTTGCTAAAATTTGTTGCATTCCTTTAGACTCTAACTGAAAAATACCAGCTGTATATCCTTCACTTAATAATTGATATGTTTTATCATCATTTAAAAGTATTTTATCTAAACTAATAACCATTGATAAATCTTTATTAATCAAATCAAGAATTTGTTTTAAAATTGTTAAATTTCTTAAACCTAAAAGATCCATTTTTAATAATCCTAATGATTCTAAATGATTCATTGAATATTGCGTTAAATAGATATTGTTATAACCTTTTTGAATCGGAACAATTTGCATTATCGGTAATTGTGATAAAACAACACCAGCAGCATGCGTTCCAAATTGTCGTGGTAAACCAATAATTTTTTTTGCTAATAAAAATAACTGCAGATATTGCATCATATACACTTGTAAAATTTCAATTTTACTAACGGCTAATGATAAATCTAAATTTAAATCTAATGGCACCGCTTTACTGATTTTATCAATAATATCTAAAGGAATATTTAATACTCTTCCTGTGTCTTTAAGGGCAATTTTACAAGTAATTGTTTGAAAAGTAATAATTTGGGCAACATTATTTTTGCCATATTTTCCAACTAAATATTTTATTACTTCTTCTCGGCGATCATCTTGAAAATCAATATCAATATCCGGCATTGATATTCGTTGCGGATTTAAGAACCTTTCAAAAATTAAATCATATTTTATCGGGTCAACAATAGAAATTTGTAATAAAAATGCTACTAAACTCCCGGCAACAGACCCTCTTCCCGGGCCAACCATAATATTTTGCTCACGAGCATATTTAACATAATCATAAACAATAAGAAAATAATTAGCAAAACCCATTTCACAAATAATTGATAATTCATGAGATAATCGTTGTTGATAACGCCGATCATTATTAATTTCCTTATTATTTTGTAATCGTTGTAAACATAAGTTTTGCAAATATTCATTGCTATTAACACCAATCGGTGTCGGATACTGTAACATATTTTCCTTAATATTAAATTGTAAGTGTAAATTAACATTATTAATTAACTGTTGCAAATTAGTTATTAATATTTGTTCATATTCACAATAAATATCAAATGATAATAAATAATGATAATCACCAAAATCATTAATATTAGTTTCTGCTAACGATTTTTGTTCCTTAATAGCCTCAATTAACTGTAATGTTTGTTTATCATCAGGTTGTAAATATTTCACTAAATTACAAGGAACAACTAATTGATGATTATCAATTCAATATTGAACATTATTAAGATTATTCTGATTAATTCCCATATATGTGAGAGCCTTTTTTTGAATTCTTGTTAAATATTCAGATTGCATTGTTAAAGACATTGTTAAAGCATTTTGTGGTTTAAAAATAACAATAATTTCATTTAAATGTTCTAATAATTGCTTACAACTAATTGTTGAGTTATTAGAAATAGCAATTATTGAAGAAATAAGACAAAGTTGTTCATAACCTTGCTGATTTTTAGCAATAACAATTAATTCTAATTTAAGATTATGAGCAATATCTAACACATCAATATCAATACCGATAATTGGTTTAATATTATATTTTTGGCATTGTTCATAAAATCGCATCGACCCAAACATTGTATTCTTATCAGTCAATGCTAAAACCGAAAGATTATTTTTAATTGCAAAATTAAAATAATCTTTTAATTTTAACGGTGAACTTAATAGTGAATACTCACTATGAACATTTAAATTAATAATTATTTTCACCTACTTTTTTTCAAAATTAGATCCTGTCTAAAATTCTATGTCTCAATAATTTATTCTGAATTCTATTAAGAAGAAGTAAAACAAAAAATTATAAAAAAGCAAAAACCCCCTGATACAATTGATAAAGCTGCTGATTATTTTTTAGAATTAAAATTTGAAGACAGAGTGAATTTAAGTTAATTACTTAGAAACACAGTTAATTGGACAGTCCCGAAAATATATATATATTATTTTCAACTGTTAATGCTAAAATTTCTTCTCACAAAATGCTTTGCTCTTGTTTCTTAACAATAGCAATTATTGGTTTAATTACCGGGTCTTGAGGAACAAATAATGAACAACAATCCTTAAAAGGAATAATTGATGTTTCATAAGTATTAATATTTTTTGCAATATTAATAATTTCATTTTTATCATAAGTAATTAATGGCCGCAAAATTACCATATCACTAGCATCATCAATAACTGATAAACTTTCAATTGTTTGCGATGCTACTTGTCCTAAAGAATCACCAGTTGCTAAAATTTTAATACGCAATTTTCTTGCTAAATGATTAGCAATGCGCATAAACATTCGGCGCATAATTGTAATCTGATACGATGATAAAGGAATATGTTTTAACTCTTGTTGTAAACTGCTAAAATTACATATATATAATTTTGAAACAACATTACCGCCACAAACTCCTAAGATTTTAACTAAATTAATAACTTTTTGTAATGATTCATCTTTAGTATATGGCGGGGTTATAAAATGTAAATAATGAACTTCCAATCCTCGTTTCATTAATAAATAAGCACTAACTGGTGAATCAATCCCGCCACTCATAAGTAATAATACTTTTCCGGCAATACCAACAGGATAACCTTTTAATCCGGTAATTTTATTTAACATAATAAAAGCATTATCAATTTGAATTTCTAAATATATCGTTAATTGTGGATTTGTTAAATCAACTTGACAATCTTTTTTATAATCTAAAATTAATCCAGCAATAACATTAATTATTTCTAAAGAATTACAATGAAATTTTTTATCAATACGATTAATATCCAATTTAAATGATTTAAATTCTAAATTACTAATCAATTTCAAAATTTCCTTCTGAATAACACTTAAATCTTTAATAATTTGTTTAGCAAAAGAAAACGAAGTAATTCCAAAAGTATTTCTAATAATATTAGTAATTTGTTCAATTTCAATAGGATTAGTTTGGTGTTGATTTAAATAAATCAACATCCGGCTATGTGTTGTGACAATATTTAAATATTTAAATGCTATTAACCTAACTTTTAAATTTTTTTCTAACTGATTAATAAATAAATAACGATTCTTGCCTTTAGTTGATAATTCACCATAACGAATTAAAATAGTATCATTCATTTTTAATTATTCCTACTTTCTATTATCCTTTTTGCAATCTTTTATATAAACGATGCTCATGCGAATATTCTAATGCTTGTAATACTAACTGTAATGCATCTTCATAATTAGCATTGTTATAAATTAACTGTGAACTTTTAATTTTATTGTTAACACTATCTCATCAATAGTACAAAATTTATAATCATATATAATTGCTTGTTGAATTAATTGATCAATGATAGCAATACTTTTGATTTTACTATGCAATTTATAAATATTATCTTTTAATAAATATAACTTGCGTAATAATCGCTTTTGTTCTTGTAAATCATCACTTAATACTAATTAATTCCTTAAGTTCCAAAAATGAGTTATAAACATCACTAATCCGGTCTTTGAAATTATAAGCAATTTTTTGATAAGTAATTTTATTTAATTTAGCATTTAATTACATTAATAAAATTCTTAAATTCGAGAGTGGCTTTTTTAATTGTTTTTCTTCTTCAGTTTTTTGCGTTAATAATTTATATACTTGTTCTAAATGAACTTGGGTTTTTAAAACATTTTCTAAAATTTTTACTTGTAGTTTAACTAATTAATGATAAGAATTAGTTTTTGTTTGATTCATAATCACAATTAATTCATTCATTTGCGAACTTAAATTTTTAACTAATTTTTGACTATTATTAATTATTTCTTTTTTCATTGGCAAAAATAAATAAACGGTTTCAATTTGTATTAACTCTTTTTTTAAATTTTAAAAGATATTTTCAATTAGTTCAACTACTTTAATGATTGGCTCATAATAAGTTGAAAAAATTGTTTTTAAATCTTTTTATTTTTGCGTTTGATAATTAAAATTAGCTAGCAAAACCAGAATTTTTTCAACTCTGACTTGTCCTTTTTTATATTTTAAATTATCTAACATTTTTTTAAAACTTGCTGAACTTGAAGATTAACACCATCAAATAAATTAACAAACTGCTCTTGAAGAACAATATCATTTCCTTTATTCATATATAAAGTAGTCATTTGTTTTAATTGCTTAGGAATAACTTTATATACAATCGTTAATAACTGTGGAATTTTATCTAAAATTTCTGTAAATGAAATTAAACCAATAACAATCTTATTAAGAATTTGATATGACTTCAAAAATACTCCTTTAGTTAGTTCAATTTTAAAATTATATAACATATTTTGTAAAACATTAATTAAATAATCTAATTTTTTAGAATTTATTGCCACATGAATTTGTAATTTAGTAGCATTATTAACTAACTGATTAAAAAAACTTTTATATAATAGACTTGGTATATAACCTTTAATTTTATCTACTATTTTGATAATATTACTTTTTAGTTGAAGTACAAATTTTAGATAAATACAAAGATAAAAATGAATTTTATAGTTTAATAGGCACAAAATGTTATAGTTATGTGCCAAGTCTAATGATGTTTGTTCGCGTTGAGTTAATTCAATTTTAAGAGCATTTTCATAATCTAACAATAGGGATCGTGATTTTTTACTTAATTTATTAATTTTTGCTAATAATTGTTTTAATTTATATAAACTAAATTTATTAATATCTTGCTGATCTTGTTTTAAAATTATTAATGATTCATTTATTAATGATAATAATTCTTGACTATTGCTTTCATAAAGAAAAATTCGATACGGTAAAATTGTTTCAAATTCGTGATGATAACTAGAAATTTCTGATAACCGATATAGTCTTTGACGAAGTGGTAATAATTTAATTATTTCTAAATAATTAATGATTTTACCTTCTAAAAATTTTCTTTGATGAAAAATAAATAATAATATTTGTCATATTATAAGAATAAATATTAACAGTAAAATTAAACCGGTTATTAATCAATGATATCAATTTCATTCTTTTAAACTAATAAATAATTTCATTATTTAAAATCCTCGCATCTGCATTTCATCTTTAATTATAACACAAATTTTATTACATAAAATTAAGCAAACTTTTAATTTTGTAGAAACCACAGATGTTTTGCACATTTGGTTTTTATAAACTTTTAGGGGGTATATTCTTTTGGCAGTAATATTTTGTATCGAATGCGATAGCAAAAGTTATGTTGTTGGTAATAAAAATGCGGTTGGAATCTGTAATTCTTGTGACGAAAATGGCTTTTAAATTTTAAAAGAAGTTATAAATTTAAAAAATTTAAACGAAAAACAAAGATTAGTAGTGTTTGGCCGCATAAAGTTTTGTTAGGCAGAAAAAGAAAGGTTTAAATAATTTTGAAAGAAAAACAATCATAATTTAATTATCATTTTATTTAAAAAATAAATAATAAAACAAAATATTTAACATTAACAAACAAAATCTCAATAAAAGGTTATAAAAACCAAAGAAAACGCTTATAAAAACAACATTAAAATAAGTTTTTACAACAAAAATCATACATAAGAAATATATACTTAATTTGCATATTGAAATAATTTATAGTAAATGATTATTTTTTCTTTTTCTAAAAATATCTAAGAAAACTAAACGCGATCATGCGTCCTCCCTGATTTTGTAATTAACACAATATATGTTATTATTTGATAGTGGAAATATTTTAGAGGTGAAACAATGAGTAAAAAAGGTCAAGAGAATGCTATTAATTATTATGAAGCAGAAATTACTTGTATAACATGTTCTAATGTTTTTGCTGTTGGTTCAACCAAGGGGAAAGAAATTAGAGTAGATACTTGTTCAAAATGTCATCCTTTTTATACTGGTCAGCAACAATCAATGCGTGCTGATGGACAAGTAGAAAAGTTTGTCAAACAACAAGCAAAACAACAAGAAATTTTAAAGAAACAAATTGTAAATGCTAAAAATCAAAAACCAATAGTTAAAGATACAAGTAAAAAAAGTGATAAGTTAACAGAAGTATCATTAGAAGACTTGAAAAATTCTTTAAAAAAATAGTTTAAAACTCGCTAAATAGTGGACGCATAAAGTTTTATTAGGTAGGTAAAGAAAGATTTAAATAATTTTGAAAGAAAAACAATCATAATTTAATTATCATTTTATTTAAAAAATAAATAATAAAACAAAATATTTAATATCAACAAACATAATCTCAATAAAAGGTTATAAAAAATAAGCAAAATACTTATAAAAAAACATTAAAATAAGTTTTTACAAAAGAAATCACACATAAGAAATATATGCTTAATTTGCATGTTGAAATATATATATATTTATGGTGCTGTCCAAAATTCCGTGTCTCGATAATTCATTCTAAATTATACTTAAACGAAGGAGAACAGAAAATGACAAAAAAATAAAAAAAGAACCTGATGCAATTGATAAAGTTGTGGATTATTTTTTAGAAAATATTGATAATCCACAAGATTTATTTAAAAGTAATAATATTTTTCAGGAATTTACCAGAAAATTAACTGAAAGAATGTTAAATGCAGAAATTAAAGATCATCTTGAAACAGATGATAACTATAACAAAAGAAATGGTAGTACACCAAAAACCATTATTACTAAAAATGGTTCAATTGCAATTGATGTACCAAGAGATCAAAATAGTACTTTTGAACCAGTAATTATTCCAAAAAGACAAAAAAGATTTGATAACTTTGATCAAAAAGTAATTTCTTTATATGCAAGAAGAATGATAATTTCTGATATCAAAGCACAATTACAAGAATTCTATCACGGAACAGAAATTTCAGAAAGTTTAATTAGTCAAATAACTGATGATGTTATTGAAGAAGTTAAAATGTGATCAAACTAAACCTTTAGAGAAGATTTATCCGATTGTTTATTTTGATTGTATTGTTGTTAAAGTAAAGCAAGATAAACGAATAATAAATAAAGCAGTTTATCTTGCCTTAGGAATTAATTTAGATGGTTTAAAAGATATTTTAGGAATGTGAATTAGCGAGAATGAGGGAGCCAAATTTTGACTGAATAATAATCTTACGGAAATGAAAAATCGCGGATTACAAGATATTCTTGTTGCTTGTAGTGATAATTTAACAGAAATGTCTGATGCAATAGAAGCTGTTTTTCCAAAAACACAACATCAATTATGTATTGTTCATCAAATTCGTTACTTACAAAGACCGTAAACTGGTAGCTAATGATTTAAAATCAATTTATACAGTAATTAATGAAGATACAGCTTTACTTGCTTTAGACAATTTTGCTGAAAAGTGAGATAAAAAATACCCCCAAATTGCTAAATCATGAAAAAATAACTAAGATAATTTAATAATTTTTCTTGAATATACCCAAGAATTTAGAAGAATTATTTATACAACTAATGCAATAGAGTCTGTTAATAGTCAATTAAGAAAAATCGTTAAAAATAAAAAGATTTTTCCTAATGACACATCAGTTTTTAAAATATTTTATTTAGCATTTCAAAATATGGTTAATAAATGAACGATGCCAATTCAAAATTGGGGTAGTGCAATTTCACATTTAATGATAAAATTTGAGGACAGAGTGAATTTAAGTTAATTACTTAGAGACACAGTTAATTGTACAATCCCATAATTTTATAATAAATGATTATTTTTTCTTTTTCTAAAAATATCTAAGAAAACTAAACGCGATCAATTATAGTGAGTTTTTTCGTATTATTTTTAGTTTATCGTATAATGTAATGAGACCAAGAAATAGGTGATTTTGTGATATTAGAACTTAAGAATATTGTTGTTAAACAAAAAGATATTGTTATTTTAAAAAATATTTCTTTTGATATTTTTAATAATGATGTTTGTGTTTTGATTACTAATTCTTATGAAGAAAAAAATGTTTTATTTAAAGCTTTTAAAGATGGTAAAAATTTAGAAACAGGGCAAATAATTTTTAATGAAGAAAATATCACAACGAAATTACCAAAAAAACGACCGTTAGCGTTAATTTTTCCGCAAAAATTTCTTTTTTCAATTTTTTCAATTCCTTGAAAATTAACTAGTTTATATTTAAAAAATAAAAATTTTTATTTACAGGCTAAACAGGATTATCGTGATGCTAAACATCATTTAAATGATTTAATTAATAATGGTGTTAATGTTGATAAGAAAAAATATAAAGATCGGTTACGAGATTTTAATGAGGATTTTCTTGAAAATAGTCTGATTCTTGAAGAAACACGGATTAATAAATATTATGAGTTTATTAACAAATTTCACCAAACAGCAATTAAACAAATTATGAGTGATGTTAATGCTAGTAATACTTCAATTTTAACGCAAAGATTTCAAAGTTGAGTTGTAGAAGCGGAAAAATTAACCATTTTAAATAGTCGGTTAACTTTTTTACAAGCTTTATGGGATAAAATTTTTATTTTAACAAGAATGGAAAAAAGTTGTCATTGTCATCAAGGACATAAGGGAAATAATCGTTCATTTAAGATGAAAGAAGTAGCATTTGTTGCTAATGAGTTTTTAGAAACTTTAGATGGTGAAATTACTGAATTAAGAAAAAATATTTTACAAGCGGAAATTGATACAAAAGCATATGAGAAAAACTTTTGAAAGTTAGTTAAAAGCATTGAATATCAACATAAAAATGCTGATTTTATTCGTTTGAAAAAAAGTAATAAGTTTAAGCAGTGAAAGCAAGCAACCAGAGAATATCGCAATAAATTTTATTTTCAACAAGGAAAAATTATTAGTGAAATTTTATTTTCAGAAATTAAAATGCTCCAAGGAAAGATTATGAATGAAACTTATATTTATCATCAATTGCTTTTAAATGGTTTTGATAAGATTAGTGTAAAAAAGTTTAAAAATGAAGTTCATACCGCTAGTAGAGCAGTTATTAGGGTTCGTCAACAAGCTTGACTACAAGTAAAGAATATTATTGATGATATTGAGTTAAAAGGTTTAAAGTTTAGTTTTATTTGACAATTTACTGGTTGAGATCGAATTAAGTTGCAAATTGCTATTGCTCTTATTCAACAAAAACGGCTACTTATTATTGATGATACTTTAGTTAAACAATCTAAACAATATAAAAATGAGTTTGGTCATTTAATTGAAAAACTTCAAAAGAATTATAATTTAACGATTCTTATTATTAGTAAATATGGTTATCGTATTATTGATGTTGCTCAAAAAGTTATTATTTTACAAAATGGTGATATTATTCAGCAAGATACAAAAGAAAATATTATTGCTCAACCTTTTAATAAAGATGTTTTACAGTCGATTAGTTCACCACATTTAAATTGGTTTGGGTACTTTAATTATACTGAATCGTGGTTATTAATTGATAATATTAATATTGTTAGTTTAAAGACGCTTTATATGGAAAATAAAAATTTTAGTTTTAATGTTGGTATTCTACCAGAAAAAATTGTTCCTGATTTTTATAAGCAAAAAATAAAACCTATTAATAAGCAACCACTTTACGGATGAGTTATTAAGTTAAAAAAAATGCGTAAAGGTGATTGATTACTTGATGTAATTTTAAATGATAATAAAATTATTAAAGTAATAGCCACCCCCTCAAATAATAAAAAATTTTTAAAAGAAGAAATTAAATTTAATATTTTGTCAGGGGGTATTTATTTATTTGATAGTAAAACAGATCAATTAATTAAAAGATGGTAGAGGAGAATAATAAAATGACTAAACAAATCTGAGAGAAGATAAAAGAATATTCCACGGTAATAATTTTGCGCCATATTAACCCTGATGGTGATGCTTATGGCGTACAATTTGGTTTAAAACATTTAATTGATTCTAATTTGCCTCATATTAGAGTTTTAACTGGTGGTGTTAGTTTATTAGACTTGAATTATATCGGTCGCTGTGATGATGTTAAGGGAGCGGACTATCGTGATGCTTTAGTAATTATTGGTGATTGTGCTAATGCCGAAAGAGTTGATGGTGTTGGTTGAGAAAAAGGAAAATATAAGATTAAAATTGATCATCATCCATTTTATGAACAATATGCCGATTTAGAGTGAATTGATGATGCGGCACCATCAGCAAGTGAAATGATAGCAAAATTAGCTTTAGATAATAACTTGCAAGTTACAAAGAAAGCTGCTAAAGCGATATTTCATGGAATGGTAACTGATACCGGAAGGTTTCTTTATGGTAATTTACGGCCAGAAACTTTTTTATTAGCAAATTTTTTAATGACAACAGATTTTAATATTGAACAACTTTATAATAATTTGTATCAACGGCCAATGAATATTATTAAATTTCAAGCATTTGCTTTGAGTAATTTTACTGTTACTGATAATGGTGTTGCTTTTTTAAAGTTAACACCAGATATTTTAAAAGAATTTTTAATTACTAAAGAAAAAGCTAATAATTTAGTTAATCTTTTAGGTAGTATTTTGGGAGTACATATGTGAGCATTTTGTAGTCAAGATGAAAATGATGAATTTATTAAAATTAGTATTAGGAGTGCGGGATTGAAAATTAATGATTTAGCAGCAAAATATGGGGGGGGTGGTCATCATCGCGCAGCTGGTGTGAAAACTAATTCTTGACATACTGTTGATGCATTATTAAATGATTTGAATTTGTTAGCAAAGAATATTAATCAAAGTGAGGGTAAATAATGTATGTGCGTTATAAAGATGGATGAATTGAAGTAATTAGTGGTTGTATGTTTGCTGGTAAAACTGAAGAATTAATGCGACGAATAAATATGTTATTATTTGCTAATAAAAAAATTCAAATTTTTAAACCAATGATTGATAATCGCTATGATGAAGAAGAAATTGTTAGTCATAGTAAAAGAAAGATTAAAGCAATAAGAATTCGTGATGCTCGACAATTAATTGAATTTTTACATAATGATACCGAAGTTATTGCAATTGATGAAATTCAGTTTTTTACAAGTGATATTTTAATAGTTTTAGAACAATTAGCAGATCAGGGGAAGAGGATTATTGTTGCTGGTTTAGATAAAGATTTTCGTGGTGAACCTTTTAAATGTATGCAAGAACTATTAACAAGAGCTGAATTTGTTACTAAATTAGAAGCAATATGTGTTAAATGTCATTCGCCAGCAACAAGAACCCAAAGAATAATTAATGGGTTACCTGCTAGTTATCATGACCCGATTGTTTTAATTGGTGCCAATGAATTTTATGAGGCACGCTGTCTTCATTGTCATATTGTTAATGATTATCCACAAACCAATATTAAGGAGAATAAAAATGAATGTCAAAACCCGAGAACGATTGGAAACAATGAAACATCGTTATAATGAAATTAATAGTTTACTAAGTCAATCTGATATTAATAATAATATTGAATTGTTAACTAAGTTATCTAAAGAAAGAGCTAAACTTAGTGATACAGTAGTGCTATATATGAAATATCTTAGTATTGAAAGTAATCTTCAAGAAATTAAAAATATTTTTCAAAAT from Spiroplasma endosymbiont of Agriotes lineatus includes these protein-coding regions:
- a CDS encoding bifunctional oligoribonuclease/PAP phosphatase NrnA → MTKQIWEKIKEYSTVIILRHINPDGDAYGVQFGLKHLIDSNLPHIRVLTGGVSLLDLNYIGRCDDVKGADYRDALVIIGDCANAERVDGVGWEKGKYKIKIDHHPFYEQYADLEWIDDAAPSASEMIAKLALDNNLQVTKKAAKAIFHGMVTDTGRFLYGNLRPETFLLANFLMTTDFNIEQLYNNLYQRPMNIIKFQAFALSNFTVTDNGVAFLKLTPDILKEFLITKEKANNLVNLLGSILGVHMWAFCSQDENDEFIKISIRSAGLKINDLAAKYGGGGHHRAAGVKTNSWHTVDALLNDLNLLAKNINQSEGK
- a CDS encoding DNA polymerase III subunit alpha, which encodes MKIIINLNVHSEYSLLSSPLKLKDYFNFAIKNNLSVLALTDKNTMFGSMRFYEQCQKYNIKPIIGIDIDVLDIAHNLKLELIVIAKNQQGYEQLCLISSIIAISNNSTISCKQLLEHLNEIIVIFKPQNALTMSLTMQSEYLTRIQKKALTYMGINQNNLNNVQYWIDNHQLVVPCNLVKYLQPDDKQTLQLIEAIKEQKSLAETNINDFGDYHYLLSFDIYCEYEQILITNLQQLINNVNLHLQFNIKENMLQYPTPIGVNSNEYLQNLCLQRLQNNKEINNDRRYQQRLSHELSIICEMGFANYFLIVYDYVKYAREQNIMVGPGRGSVAGSLVAFLLQISIVDPIKYDLIFERFLNPQRISMPDIDIDFQDDRREEVIKYLVGKYGKNNVAQIITFQTITCKIALKDTGRVLNIPLDIIDKISKAVPLDLNLDLSLAVSKIEILQVYMMQYLQLFLLAKKIIGLPRQFGTHAAGVVLSQLPIMQIVPIQKGYNNIYLTQYSMNHLESLGLLKMDLLGLRNLTILKQILDLINKDLSMVISLDKILLNDDKTYQLLSEGYTAGIFQLESKGMQQILATMQLKTLEDIVVTSSLFRPGPQEYIKTYIKRRLKQEVVCYLHPDLEPILKTTYGIIVYQEQIILIAQKIANFSLAKADILRRAISKKNQNEMTLLSKEFITSGVANGYDEKTVKQIYDDINQFASYGFNRSHAVSYSLLGYWMAYLKANYSLQFMCVLLTSVVASANKIEQYLKECQRYHLKILPPSVNYSAENFIIENNMLRVPLTIIKQVGAAMYEAIYVERETNGQYNDYFSFVARMMLKGLNTAVLEALIAAGALDEFKISRKTMKLNMTLAFRYAQLIQVSTNDNITLNYDLVAMPNLKKEPDNLLEKAQDELKYFGFYLQTRPLLLIKKQLQLEKEIIKLQNLDKLINWKVKVLVLINRVKQIKTKDGQYMCFLTVSDDYGTIDVTVFSSIYAQCQEQLKENNIVLINATVEKYNNKIHLVLRTLKVIII
- the thiI gene encoding tRNA uracil 4-sulfurtransferase ThiI — its product is MNDTILIRYGELSTKGKNRYLFINQLEKNLKVRLIAFKYLNIVTTHSRMLIYLNQHQTNPIEIEQITNIIRNTFGITSFSFAKQIIKDLSVIQKEILKLISNLEFKSFKLDINRIDKKFHCNSLEIINVIAGLILDYKKDCQVDLTNPQLTIYLEIQIDNAFIMLNKITGLKGYPVGIAGKVLLLMSGGIDSPVSAYLLMKRGLEVHYLHFITPPYTKDESLQKVINLVKILGVCGGNVVSKLYICNFSSLQQELKHIPLSSYQITIMRRMFMRIANHLARKLRIKILATGDSLGQVASQTIESLSVIDDASDMVILRPLITYDKNEIINIAKNINTYETSIIPFKDCCSLFVPQDPVIKPIIAIVKKQEQSILWEEILALTVENNIYIFSGLSN
- a CDS encoding thymidine kinase; translation: MYVRYKDGWIEVISGCMFAGKTEELMRRINMLLFANKKIQIFKPMIDNRYDEEEIVSHSKRKIKAIRIRDARQLIEFLHNDTEVIAIDEIQFFTSDILIVLEQLADQGKRIIVAGLDKDFRGEPFKCMQELLTRAEFVTKLEAICVKCHSPATRTQRIINGLPASYHDPIVLIGANEFYEARCLHCHIVNDYPQTNIKENKNECQNPRTIGNNETSL